From Triticum aestivum cultivar Chinese Spring chromosome 4A, IWGSC CS RefSeq v2.1, whole genome shotgun sequence, a single genomic window includes:
- the LOC123088497 gene encoding WAT1-related protein At4g01440, producing MGGGSGGGGAWPVVVMVFLNAIAAVMVSLVKVAMNGGLDPLVLVTLQQLTAAVFLGPIAYLREGKARPRMTLEIFAYLFASAALGAALRQYMIFVALRYTTATFVTAFSNVAPVLTFLLAAATRSESLKLGTATGGAKLAGTLVSLAGAMVLTFYRGVPLTHAHHHSAGQPHYGSAPSPAGAGDPGAGRRWTLGTVAILGNCVCLSCWFLLHGRLARKYPYVYSCNAFMSTFSFLQVAAVGLCAHRNLGLAAWLVTSKFQILTILYAGVVGCGVSFVLLTWCIEKRGPVFVAAFVPVVQIIVSVMDFTVLHETLYLGSVLGSVLVIGGLYLLLWGKRQEALQQPPKVAEDDTEQQQQQQQQHHHHQQQQQVQVQMQP from the exons ATGGGaggagggagcggcggcggcggggcgtggccggtggtggtgatggtgttCCTCAACGCGATCGCGGCGGTGATGGTGTCGCTCGTCAAGGTGGCCATGAACGGCGGCCTCGACCCGCTGGTGCTCGTCACGCTGCAGCAGCTCACGGCCGCCGTCTTCCTCGGCCCCATCGCGTACCTCCGGGAGGGCAAGGCGCGGCCGAGGATGACGCTGGAGATCTTCGCCTACCTCTTCGCCAGCGCGGCGCTGGGGGCGGCGCTGCGGCAGTACATGATCTTCGTGGCGCTGCGCTACACCACGGCCACCTTCGTCACGGCCTTCTCCAACGTGGCCCCCGTGCTCACCTTCCTGCTCGCCGCCGCCACGCGGTCCGAGTCGCTGAAGCTTGGGACCGCCACGGGGGGCGCCAAGCTCGCCGGCACGCTGGTGTCGCTGGCGGGCGCCATGGTGCTCACCTTCTACCGCGGCGTGCCCCTCACCCACGCCCACCACCATAGCGCCGGCCAGCCGCACTACGGGTCCGCGCCGTCGCCGGCGGGCGCGGGCGACCCCGGCGCCGGCAGGAGGTGGACGCTGGGCACGGTGGCGATCCTGGGCAACTGCGTGTGCCTGTCCTGCTGGTTCCTGCTGCACGGCCGGCTGGCGAGGAAGTACCCCTACGTCTACTCCTGCAACGCCTTCATGTCCACCTTCAGCTTCCTCCAGGTCGCCGCCGTGGGGCTCTGCGCCCACCGCAACCTCGGCCTCGCCGCCTGGCTCGTCACCTCCAAGTTCCAGATCCTCACCATCCTCTACGCC GGGGTGGTGGGGTGCGGGGTGTCGTTCGTGCTGCTGACGTGGTGCATCGAGAAGCGGGGGCCGGTGTTCGTCGCCGCCTTCGTCCCGGTGGTGCAGATCATCGTCTCCGTCATGGACTTCACCGTGCTGCACGAGACGCTCTACCTCGGAAG TGTGCTGGGATCGGTGTTGGTGATAGGTGGGTTGTACCTGCTGCTGTGGGGCAAGCGGCAGGAGGCCCTCCAGCAGCCTCCAAAAGTCGCAGAGGATGACAcggagcagcaacaacaacaacagcagcaacaccaccaccaccaacaacaacaacaggtGCAGGTGCAGATGCAACCCTGA
- the LOC123088498 gene encoding ferredoxin--NADP reductase, leaf isozyme 1, chloroplastic, with the protein MAAVTAAAVSLRAATAATSTPSSAPQHSHCSFPCAARTTAVSRRSLSVRAQAVSTDAAAAPVKEKKVSKKQEEGVVTNKFRPKEPYVGKCLLNTKITADDAPGETWHMVFSTEGEVPYKEGQSIGVVADGEDKNGKPHKLRLYSIASSALGDFGDAKTVSLCVKRLVYTNDAGEVVKGVCSNFLCDLKPGADVNITGPVGKEMLMPKDPNATIIMLATGTGIAPFRSFLWKMFFEKYEYYKFNGLAWLFLGVPTSSSLLYPEEFGKMKAKAPDNFRVDYAISREETNAAGEKMYIQTRMAEYKDELWELLKKDNTYVYMCGLKGMEKGIDEIMLPLAAKEGIDWIEYRKQLKKSEQWNVEVY; encoded by the exons atggccgccgtcaCGGCCGCGGCCgtctccctccgcgccgccaccgccgccacctccaCGCCGTCCAGCGCGCCGCAGCACTCCCACTGCAGCTTCCCGTGCGCGGCAAGAACGACCGCCGTCTCCCGCCGTAGCCTGAGCGTCCGGGCGCAGGCCGTGTCCACCGatgcggcggcggcgccggtgaaGGAGAAGAAGGTGTCGAAGAAGCAGGAGGAGGGGGTGGTGACCAACAAGTTCCGGCCCAAGGAGCCGTACGTGGGCAAGTGCCTGCTCAACACCAAGATCACCGCGGACGACGCGCCCGGGGAGACGTGGCACATGGTCTTCTCCACCGAGGGCGAGGTGCCCTACAAGGAGGGCCAGTCCATCGGCGTCGTCGCCGACGGCGAGGACAAGAACGGCAAGCCCCACAAGCTCCGCCTCTACTCCATCGCCAGCAGCGCCCTCGGCGACTTCGGCGACGCCAAGACC GTCTCGCTGTGCGTCAAGCGGCTCGTCTACACCAACGACGCAGGGGAGGTGGTCAAGGGCGTCTGCTCCAATTTCCTCT GCGACCTGAAGCCCGGCGCCGATGTCAACATAACAGGGCCAGTAGGCAAAGAGATGCTCATGCCTAAAGACCCAAATGCTACTATCATCATG CTCGCGACAGGGACCGGCATCGcgccgttccggtcattcttgtggaAGATGTTCTTCGAGAAGTACGAATACTACAAG TTCAATGGCCTGGCCTGGCTCTTCTTGGGAGTCCCCACCAGCAGCTCTCTCCTCTACCCGGAG GAGTTTGGGAAGATGAAGGCGAAGGCGCCGGACAACTTCCGGGTGGACTACGCGATCAGCAGGGAGGAGACCAACGCGGCGGGGGAGAAGATGTACATCCAGACCAGGATGGCAGAGTACAAGGATGAGCTGTGGGAGCTGCTGAAGAAGGACAACACCTACGTGTACATGTGTGGGCTGAAGGGCATGGAGAAGGGTATCGATGAGATCATGTTGCCACTGGCTGCAAAAGAAG GGATCGACTGGATAGAGTACAGGAAGCAACTGAAGAAGTCGGAGCAATGGAACGTCGAAGTCTACTGA
- the LOC123088499 gene encoding SKP1-like protein 1 — protein sequence MAAAGDAGEKKMVTLKSSDGEEFEVEEAVAMESQTIRHMIEDDCADNGIPLPNVTSKILSKVIEYCNKHVQAKPADAAAAGAAAPDAAAPPAEDLKNWDAEFVKVDQTTLFDLILAANFLNIKGLLDLTCQTVADMIKGKTPEEIRKTFNIKNDFTPEEEEEIRRENQWAFE from the exons ATGGCGGCCGCGGGAGACGCCGGCGAGAAGAAGATGGTGACGCTCAAGAGCTCGGACGGGGAGGAGTTcgaggtggaggaggcggtggcCATGGAGTCGCAGACCATCCGGCACATGATCGAGGACGACTGCGCCGACAACGGCATCCCGCTCCCCAACGTCACCTCCAAGATCCTCTCCAAGGTCATCGAGTACTGCAACAAGCACGTCCAGGCCAaacccgccgacgccgccgccgccggggccgccgcgcccgacgccgccgcgcccCCCGCCGAGGACCTCAAGAACTGGGACGCCGAGTTCGTCAAGGTCGACCAGACCACCCTCTTCGACCTCATCCTG GCCGCAAACTTCCTCAACATCAAGGGGCTGCTGGACCTGACCTGCCAGACGGTTGCGGACATGATCAAGGGCAAGACCCCGGAGGAGATCcgcaagaccttcaacatcaagaaCGACTTCacgcccgaggaggaggaggagatccgCAGGGAGAACCAGTGGGCCTTTGAGTAG
- the LOC123084502 gene encoding B3 domain-containing protein Os06g0107800-like produces MALTAAWESRGAAQEGGGGGVELARSGKGSNGEERIRREHMFDKVVTPSDVGKLNRLVVPKQFAERHILPRLLGGAARAACPGAVLRFEDGRGGGKAWAFRFSYWGSSQSYVMTKGWSAFVRDRRLAAGDTVSFCRAGARLFIDCRRRGAGIVASAPVTRLLVPAVVPRVVTLMPQRSTPSDERAPRGRCVRLFGVDLELAGAQPLPLDLQLALMRR; encoded by the coding sequence ATGGCGTTGACGGCCGCATGGGAGAGCAGAGGGGCAGCgcaagaggggggaggaggaggagtcgagCTGGCGCGCAGCGGCAAGGGTAGCAATGGCGAAGAGAGGATCAGGCGGGAGCACATGTTCGACAAGGTGGTGACGCCGAGCGACGTGGGCAAGCTGAACCGGCTGGTGGTGCCGAAGCAGTTCGCGGAGCGGCACATCCTCCCGCGGCTGCtcggcggcgcggcgagggcggCCTGCCCGGGCGCCGTGCTACGGTTCGAGGACGGCCGCGGCGGGGGGAAGGCGTGGGCGTTCCGCTTCTCCTACTGGGGCAGCAGCCAGAGCTACGTCATGACCAAAGGGTGGAGCGCCTTCGTCCGcgaccgccgcctcgccgccggcgacacCGTCTCCTTCTGCCGCGCCGGCGCACGCCTCTTCATCGACTGCCGACGGCGTGGCGCCGGAATAGTAGCCTCGGCGCCGGTGACACGCCTCCTCGTGCCAGCGGTGGTGCCGCGAGTTGTCACGCTCATGCCGCAGCGGTCGACGCCCTCAGACGAGAGGGCGCCGCGCGGCCGGTGCGTCCGGCTGTTCGGCGTGGAcctcgagctcgccggcgcccaGCCGCTGCCGCTGGATTTGCAGCTAGCTTTGATGAGAAGATGA